CAGATGCTGGAGTTTGTGGAGAAGGGATTTATGGAGCATAAGACCGAATTTCTGACCGGCGCGATGGAGCGGGAGAGGGAGCTCAATGAGATGGAGAAGTCCCTCACCCAGAATGTGCTCGATCTTTCGAAGTCAGCCAAATCCGATAAAGAGAAGAAAGAGCTCGTTATTTTGGAGCAGGTTACCGAGACGCTTGAGAGGATGGGCGATGAGGCCGCGAACCTGGTGGAGAGGATCGAGATAAAGAACGCCGAGCACCTCCTTTTTAGCGACCTGGGCGTGGCGCAGTTCAATGAGACATATGGCGTTATGAAAAAGTCCGCCGATATGATGCGCACCTTTTTGAAAGGCAGGAGCGAGGAATTAAAGGACCGCGTGGTGGATAATGGATTCCAGGTCAAGGCGCTTGTCCAGCGCTACAGGGAAGAACATATGGAACGTCTTGTAAGGGGTATATGCACGCCGATAGCGGCCAACATGTATTTCGACATGCTGGATTTCACCGGTAACCTGGCGCGGCACGCTTCGGCAATCGTTAAATTATTCTAAGGCGGTAATATATGAAGTATCCTAAGCTGAGGGAATTGAAAGAGGCGATCATCGCGCTTGTGAAAGGGCCCTACACCTCCGATTATCCTTCGGAGCCGCATCACCCCGCGAAGAGATTTCGCGGAAAGCCGGAATATTCGAATGAAGGCTGCATAGCCTGCACCGCCTGCGCCGCCGTATGTCCGGTGAGGGCAATCGAATTCCGGGATGTCGTTACTAAAAATAAGGCTACAAGGAAGATGATGCTGCATCTGGACGAGTGCCATTACTGCGGCCAGTGCAGCGCTCTTTGCACCACGCGTGAGGATGTCCCACCCGGTATAAAGCATACCACCGAGTTCGATCTTGCGGGTTTCGACCGCGCCTCGATGATCTCGGCTACCGATGAAAAAGAGCTGGCGTTATGTGAAATATGCGGCGATGTCATTACCGCTAAGGCCCACCTGGCCTGGATCGCCAAAAAACTCGGCCCGCTCGCGTTCTCGAACCCCACTCTATTCATATCGTCCCTTAAAGGGATGGGATTTGCCGAAGATGTCGCTCAAGGTGCTAAAGAATATGTCTTAAGATCCGACAGGATCAAGATCCTCTGCTCAAAATGCAGAAGGGTAACGACCATTGAACGATAGTAAACCCGAACTCCACGATCTAAAAGCGGAACTAAATAACCGGATAAAGGGCAGGGTCACGATAGCCGGCATAGGCAATATAATGCGCGGCGATGACGGGCTGGGCCCGAAGCTCATCGAATTATTAAAGGCCCGCAACGTCAACGCGGGCCTCTTCGATTGCGGTACGGCGCCTGAGAACTATATATTCCCGATGCTTAAGAGCCTGTGCGACACGCTTATACTCGTGGATGCCGCTGATATGTCTCTCGAGCCGGGCGCCTCCAGAGTTCTCGACGTAGATAATATCGTGAATATCAGTTTCTCCACTCACAGCCCGTCTCCCAGGCTCTTCATAGACCTTCTGAAGATGGGCAGGGAAGACCTTAATATCTTCATAATATCCGTTCAGCCCAAAAATACGTCTTTAGGGATCCCGTTGAGCGAAGAGGTGCTTAAGGGGCTCGAAGCACTGACGGGCGTTATTTTAGAAACCTTAACCTGATATGCCGCATGCCATACCGAAACGCGTTATAGAAGAGATACCTGACCCGTCGGAACCGCTCGATATATTCAGATCGATAAGGCGCCGTCCATATAGCTTTTTCCTGGACAGCACGTGCGATCCCAAAAAACTCGGCCGCTTCTCATTCATCGGATGCGATCCGTTTCTGGTATTAAAATCTAAAGGCGATTATGTAATTTTAGAGCACGATGGCCGGACAGAAGAGCTGAAGGCAAATCCATTTCTGGTCCTGAAGAAGCTATTGAAAAAATATAAGGCCGTCAATTATTCGAAAGAGCTCCCGTTTATCGGGGGCGCCGTCGGATATTTCTCTTACGACCTGAAGAGCTTTATAGAGGATCTACCCGGCACAGCGAAAGACGATCTTAAGCTGCCCGAC
This window of the Candidatus Omnitrophota bacterium genome carries:
- a CDS encoding 4Fe-4S dicluster domain-containing protein, with amino-acid sequence MKYPKLRELKEAIIALVKGPYTSDYPSEPHHPAKRFRGKPEYSNEGCIACTACAAVCPVRAIEFRDVVTKNKATRKMMLHLDECHYCGQCSALCTTREDVPPGIKHTTEFDLAGFDRASMISATDEKELALCEICGDVITAKAHLAWIAKKLGPLAFSNPTLFISSLKGMGFAEDVAQGAKEYVLRSDRIKILCSKCRRVTTIER
- a CDS encoding hydrogenase maturation protease, encoding MNDSKPELHDLKAELNNRIKGRVTIAGIGNIMRGDDGLGPKLIELLKARNVNAGLFDCGTAPENYIFPMLKSLCDTLILVDAADMSLEPGASRVLDVDNIVNISFSTHSPSPRLFIDLLKMGREDLNIFIISVQPKNTSLGIPLSEEVLKGLEALTGVILETLT